A single Paratractidigestivibacter faecalis DNA region contains:
- the mgtA gene encoding magnesium-translocating P-type ATPase yields the protein MTLRTLSPRVPTHANKQTNAQLSQQEWLRHAAATTPAELFCELNSGEEGLRAGQVDEARAFWGANATAQAAKRPVPLRLLAAFADPFTYILVFIALVSVLTDWVFADAGSRDVTTPLIIGVMVLVSGVLRFVQDEKSTVAAESLAEMIETLANVERDGDGGNPIPLDEVVVGDVVYLSSGDVVPADLRIFAARDLFVSQSSLTGESEPVEKRASLANPGAQGGATADGDGACALTDLADLAFMGSTVISGNARGVIVATGARTMFGEATGTLAGRKRQTAFDEGIRSTSRLLMRLMAIMLPIVLVTCGITKGDWLAALLFSLSVAVGLTPEMLPMLVTCCLGKGSVDLSRDHVIVKRLDAIQDLGAIDVLCTDKTGTLTEDRVVLERHLDLNGNDDPRVLRYAFLNSYFSTGVKNLIDRAIIERALAEGTDETPVAPGLSAEELAEHWHAVDELPFDFERRRLSVVVGDADGQTRMICKGAIEEVLAVCTDVEVDGCVRPLTDEERSRVTSRAEALANEGMRVLGVARKANPAGTGSLTVEDEREMTLIGYLAFLDPPKASSAEAIRALAAHGVTTKVLTGDSARVAEHVCRSIGIPVDGVLTGEEVERLGDEELAARVQEASVFAKLSPAQKARVVRILRGLGHAVGFMGDGVNDAAAMRESDCGISVDSGVDVAREAADIILLEKDLMVLERGILCGRRTYANMIKYVKMTVSSNFGNIFSVLVASLFLPFLPMTAVQLLLLNLVYDLTCTAVPWDNVDEEMTRTPRRWDTLGIRGFMTTFGPLSSVFDVITFAALFFWVCPAVAGGAWGTLDAAEQALFAGTFQAGWLIESMWTQTLVVHLIRTTRVPFVQSRACGPLLGLGAVGVAAVTALPFSPIGAALDFCPLPAGYFALLACMVAGYAASVLFARRRYVRRHGELL from the coding sequence CCTTCTGGGGCGCCAACGCCACCGCACAGGCAGCCAAGCGGCCGGTCCCGCTGCGCCTGCTGGCCGCCTTCGCGGACCCCTTCACCTACATCCTCGTGTTCATCGCCCTTGTCTCCGTGCTCACCGACTGGGTCTTTGCCGACGCCGGCAGCCGCGACGTCACCACGCCCCTCATCATCGGCGTCATGGTGCTGGTCTCCGGCGTGCTGCGCTTTGTCCAGGACGAGAAGAGCACCGTGGCCGCGGAGTCCCTGGCCGAGATGATCGAGACCCTCGCTAACGTGGAGCGAGACGGCGACGGCGGCAACCCCATCCCCCTGGACGAGGTCGTCGTGGGCGACGTGGTCTACCTCTCGTCCGGAGACGTCGTCCCTGCTGACCTGCGCATCTTTGCCGCACGCGACCTCTTTGTGAGCCAGTCCTCCCTCACCGGGGAGTCCGAGCCCGTCGAGAAGCGCGCGTCCCTGGCCAACCCCGGCGCCCAGGGCGGCGCCACCGCCGACGGCGACGGTGCCTGCGCCCTCACGGACCTGGCCGACCTGGCCTTCATGGGCTCCACCGTCATCTCGGGCAACGCCCGCGGCGTGATCGTTGCCACCGGCGCCCGCACCATGTTCGGCGAGGCAACCGGCACGCTTGCCGGCCGCAAGCGCCAGACCGCCTTTGACGAGGGCATTCGCTCCACGAGCCGCCTGCTCATGCGCCTCATGGCCATCATGCTGCCCATCGTGCTCGTGACCTGCGGCATCACCAAGGGGGACTGGCTTGCCGCGCTGCTCTTCTCGCTGTCCGTGGCCGTGGGCCTCACGCCCGAGATGCTGCCCATGCTGGTGACCTGCTGCCTGGGCAAGGGCTCCGTCGACCTCAGCCGGGACCACGTCATCGTCAAGCGCCTGGACGCCATCCAGGACCTGGGCGCAATCGACGTACTGTGCACCGACAAGACCGGGACCCTCACCGAGGACCGCGTGGTCCTGGAGCGCCACCTTGACCTCAACGGAAACGACGATCCGCGCGTGCTGCGTTACGCCTTCCTCAACAGCTACTTCTCCACGGGCGTGAAGAACCTCATCGACCGCGCCATCATCGAGCGCGCCCTTGCGGAGGGCACCGACGAGACGCCCGTCGCCCCCGGGCTCAGCGCAGAGGAGCTGGCCGAGCACTGGCACGCCGTGGATGAGCTGCCGTTTGACTTCGAGCGCCGCCGCCTCTCCGTAGTGGTGGGAGACGCCGACGGCCAGACGCGCATGATCTGCAAGGGGGCCATCGAGGAGGTCCTGGCCGTCTGCACGGACGTCGAGGTCGACGGGTGCGTCCGGCCGCTCACGGACGAGGAGCGCAGCCGCGTGACCTCGCGCGCAGAGGCCCTGGCCAACGAGGGCATGCGCGTGCTGGGCGTGGCCCGCAAGGCCAACCCGGCCGGCACCGGCTCCCTAACCGTGGAGGACGAGCGCGAGATGACCCTCATCGGCTACCTGGCGTTTCTCGACCCGCCCAAGGCCAGCTCGGCTGAGGCCATCCGGGCGCTCGCGGCGCACGGCGTGACCACCAAGGTCCTGACCGGCGACTCCGCCCGCGTGGCCGAGCACGTCTGCCGCAGCATCGGCATCCCCGTGGACGGCGTGCTCACCGGCGAGGAGGTCGAGCGCCTCGGGGACGAGGAGCTTGCCGCCCGGGTGCAGGAGGCCAGCGTCTTTGCCAAGCTCTCCCCCGCCCAGAAGGCCCGTGTCGTGCGGATTCTGCGCGGCCTGGGCCACGCCGTGGGCTTCATGGGCGACGGCGTGAACGACGCCGCCGCCATGCGCGAGAGCGACTGCGGCATCTCCGTGGACTCCGGCGTCGACGTCGCCCGCGAGGCCGCCGACATCATCCTGCTGGAGAAGGACCTCATGGTGCTCGAGCGCGGCATCCTGTGCGGCCGCCGCACCTACGCCAACATGATCAAGTACGTGAAGATGACCGTGAGCTCAAACTTCGGCAACATCTTCTCCGTGCTGGTGGCCTCGCTCTTCCTGCCGTTCCTTCCCATGACGGCCGTGCAGCTGCTCCTGCTCAACCTCGTCTACGACCTCACCTGCACCGCCGTGCCCTGGGACAACGTCGACGAGGAGATGACTCGCACGCCGCGCCGTTGGGACACGCTCGGCATCCGTGGCTTCATGACCACCTTTGGCCCCCTGAGCTCGGTCTTTGACGTCATCACGTTTGCCGCGCTGTTCTTCTGGGTGTGCCCGGCCGTGGCCGGGGGCGCCTGGGGGACGCTCGATGCGGCGGAGCAGGCCCTCTTTGCGGGTACCTTCCAGGCCGGCTGGCTCATCGAGAGCATGTGGACGCAGACGCTGGTCGTACACCTCATCCGCACCACGCGCGTGCCCTTCGTCCAGAGCCGCGCGTGCGGGCCGCTGCTGGGGCTGGGAGCCGTGGGCGTGGCGGCCGTGACGGCACTGCCCTTCTCGCCCATTGGCGCGGCGCTGGACTTCTGCCCGCTGCCGGCGGGGTACTTTGCGCTGCTGGCCTGCATGGTCGCAGGGTACGCCGCAAGCGTGCTTTTTGCCCGCAGGCGCTATGTCCGTCGTCACGGGGAGCTGCTCTAG
- a CDS encoding Cof-type HAD-IIB family hydrolase — MIKAAFFDIDGTLLSPATDRLIPQSTKDALVELRRRGVKCILCTGRPKVQLPWCITDGFPGFEGGFDSYITMTGSLCYDADGVYADTPISPEVSARFIDLVDREGFDILILNREGSFASGHGPRMLELEDMVAFHYPEADIHELVRKPVYQFCAFVPPERDEELRQAMPDCFVTRWCGAFCDIVPSNSSKPAGIRAALEHYGLRQEETIAFGDGGNDVTMLQYAHIGVAMGNGNPEAKRAADYVTDDVDKDGIPKALRRFGLIG, encoded by the coding sequence GTGATCAAGGCGGCATTCTTTGACATCGACGGTACGCTGCTCAGTCCGGCGACGGACCGGCTCATTCCGCAAAGCACCAAGGACGCGCTGGTCGAGCTGAGGCGGCGCGGCGTCAAGTGCATCCTCTGCACCGGCAGGCCCAAGGTCCAGCTGCCGTGGTGCATCACCGACGGCTTCCCGGGCTTTGAGGGCGGCTTTGACTCCTACATCACCATGACGGGCTCGCTCTGCTACGACGCGGACGGCGTCTACGCGGACACGCCCATCTCCCCCGAGGTCTCCGCCCGCTTCATCGACCTGGTGGACCGCGAGGGCTTTGACATCCTCATCCTCAACCGCGAGGGCTCCTTCGCCAGCGGCCATGGCCCGCGCATGTTGGAGCTCGAGGACATGGTGGCCTTCCACTACCCGGAGGCGGACATCCACGAGCTCGTGAGGAAGCCCGTCTACCAGTTCTGCGCCTTCGTGCCGCCCGAGCGCGACGAGGAGCTGCGCCAGGCCATGCCGGACTGCTTTGTCACCCGCTGGTGCGGCGCCTTCTGCGACATCGTGCCCTCCAACAGCAGCAAGCCGGCGGGCATCAGGGCCGCACTCGAGCACTACGGCCTTCGCCAGGAAGAGACCATCGCCTTCGGCGACGGCGGCAACGACGTCACCATGCTGCAATACGCCCACATCGGCGTGGCCATGGGCAACGGAAACCCCGAGGCCAAGCGCGCGGCGGACTACGTGACCGACGACGTGGACAAGGACGGCATCCCCAAGGCGCTCCGCCGCTTTGGGCTCATCGGCTAG
- a CDS encoding GntR family transcriptional regulator, whose amino-acid sequence MSKHEAIYHDLRKKILNGTYASRSALESEEVLCKRYEVSRPTLRKALDALKQDGLVHSRQGAGIFVNPPEFFAENNLTTLSERFAGQRVGVSSKVLLCETVPAGAFADAFQIAEKDPLIHYRRLRLVGGKPHALENTYMPSYLFPDFTEKALLGSVIHYIEEDCGYSISHVNKRVRAVAATKEVAGLLDVSRGRPLLEVDHSVYLLRSVMVQFTEEITLDDGVSITSVR is encoded by the coding sequence ATGAGCAAGCACGAGGCAATCTACCACGACCTCAGGAAGAAGATCCTGAACGGCACCTACGCGTCGAGAAGCGCGCTCGAGAGCGAGGAGGTGCTGTGCAAGCGCTACGAGGTCAGCCGCCCGACGCTCAGAAAGGCGCTGGACGCCCTGAAGCAGGACGGTCTTGTCCACAGCCGCCAGGGGGCGGGCATCTTCGTCAACCCTCCGGAGTTCTTTGCCGAGAACAACCTCACCACGCTCTCCGAGCGCTTTGCCGGCCAGCGCGTGGGGGTCTCCAGCAAGGTCCTTCTCTGCGAGACGGTGCCTGCGGGCGCCTTTGCCGACGCGTTCCAGATTGCCGAGAAGGACCCGCTGATACACTACCGGCGCCTCAGGCTGGTGGGCGGCAAGCCCCACGCGCTCGAGAACACCTACATGCCCTCCTACCTCTTCCCGGACTTTACCGAGAAGGCCCTGCTCGGCTCGGTCATCCACTACATCGAGGAGGACTGCGGCTACTCGATCAGCCACGTCAACAAGAGGGTGAGGGCCGTCGCCGCGACGAAGGAGGTGGCGGGCCTGCTCGACGTCTCGCGGGGAAGGCCGCTCCTTGAGGTCGACCACTCCGTCTACCTGCTCCGCAGCGTGATGGTGCAGTTCACGGAGGAGATAACGCTCGACGACGGCGTCTCAATCACGTCGGTTCGATGA
- a CDS encoding peptide-methionine (S)-S-oxide reductase: MAETREIYLAGGCFWGMQAYLDKLPCGYCHVDLGDADRFVAEHQAEFGPAE; this comes from the coding sequence ATGGCCGAGACAAGAGAGATCTACCTGGCAGGCGGCTGCTTCTGGGGCATGCAGGCGTACCTGGACAAGCTCCCCTGTGGCTACTGCCACGTCGACCTGGGCGACGCCGACCGCTTTGTGGCCGAGCACCAGGCGGAGTTCGGCCCGGCAGAGTAG
- a CDS encoding PTS fructose transporter subunit IIC: protein MSKKVVAVTSCITGVAHTYMCATALENAAAELGYEIHVEKQGAAGVEDALTAEQIAEADAVVFATDKAVDNEGRFAGKDVVKIACDEGIKNARGAIEHAMAKNGTVRIGGEEPAATAPSAPGKAASGASAVFRHVMSGVSHMLPIVVAGGILTALRYAFGSVVGDAGITWAFETEGSLAFYISQIGATYGLGMMIPVLAAFIADSVADRPGFVPGLIGGLIAVEIKSGFIGGIVAGLLAGYLTYYLNKGIKLPPAFNGLKPILILPLLSTAIVGLVMYYIVGAPVAMLTAAITDFLSGLSGAGNIALGIVCGLLYFDMGGAVSKVLYAFAIGMLDAGVYGPMAAVMLCGMVPPIGVSIATFAKKSLWSQEERDSGKAAVLLGCSYITEGAIPFATSYPLQVIPSCMIGGAVAAVMSLMMGVECTAPHGGLFLLLIPNVINNIGGFLVCLLVGSLVCAALIVALMSAKRRKDA from the coding sequence ATGAGCAAGAAGGTAGTTGCCGTCACGTCCTGCATCACGGGAGTCGCGCATACCTACATGTGCGCCACGGCGCTGGAGAACGCCGCCGCGGAGCTCGGGTATGAGATCCACGTCGAGAAGCAGGGAGCCGCGGGTGTCGAGGACGCGCTCACAGCCGAGCAGATTGCCGAGGCGGACGCCGTCGTCTTCGCGACGGACAAGGCGGTCGACAACGAGGGCCGCTTCGCCGGCAAGGACGTCGTCAAGATCGCCTGCGACGAGGGAATCAAGAACGCAAGGGGAGCCATCGAGCACGCCATGGCAAAGAATGGCACGGTCCGCATCGGCGGTGAGGAGCCTGCCGCCACGGCCCCGTCAGCCCCGGGCAAGGCGGCATCCGGTGCGTCCGCCGTCTTCAGGCACGTCATGAGCGGCGTTTCTCACATGCTGCCCATCGTCGTTGCCGGCGGCATACTCACCGCGCTGCGCTACGCCTTTGGTTCCGTCGTCGGCGACGCGGGAATCACCTGGGCGTTTGAGACCGAGGGTTCTCTCGCCTTCTACATCAGCCAGATTGGTGCCACCTACGGTCTGGGCATGATGATCCCCGTCCTCGCGGCGTTCATCGCGGACTCCGTGGCGGACCGTCCCGGCTTTGTGCCCGGCCTCATTGGCGGCCTCATTGCCGTCGAGATCAAGAGCGGCTTCATTGGCGGCATCGTCGCGGGCCTGCTCGCCGGCTACCTGACCTACTACCTCAACAAGGGCATCAAGCTGCCGCCGGCGTTCAACGGCCTGAAACCCATCCTCATCCTTCCGCTGCTCTCGACTGCCATCGTCGGCCTGGTCATGTACTACATCGTGGGTGCGCCTGTGGCCATGCTGACCGCTGCCATTACGGACTTCCTGTCCGGCCTTTCCGGCGCGGGCAACATCGCGCTCGGCATTGTGTGCGGCCTTCTCTACTTTGACATGGGCGGCGCCGTCTCCAAGGTCCTCTACGCCTTTGCCATCGGCATGCTGGACGCCGGGGTCTACGGCCCCATGGCCGCGGTCATGCTCTGCGGAATGGTCCCTCCCATTGGCGTCTCCATTGCGACCTTTGCCAAGAAGAGCCTGTGGAGCCAGGAGGAGCGTGACTCGGGCAAGGCCGCGGTGCTGCTGGGCTGCTCCTACATCACCGAGGGCGCCATCCCGTTTGCCACCAGCTATCCGCTGCAGGTTATTCCGTCCTGCATGATCGGCGGCGCCGTCGCGGCGGTCATGTCTCTCATGATGGGGGTCGAGTGCACGGCTCCCCATGGCGGCCTGTTCCTGCTGCTGATTCCCAACGTCATCAACAACATCGGCGGGTTCCTGGTCTGCCTGCTCGTCGGCTCGCTGGTCTGCGCTGCCCTCATCGTCGCCCTGATGAGCGCCAAGCGCCGCAAGGACGCCTAG